In one window of Armatimonadota bacterium DNA:
- the rpsO gene encoding 30S ribosomal protein S15 yields MPIPTQRKSQILSEHRQHDSDTGSAEVQVALLTERINQLTDHLRDNRKDHHSRRGLFSLIGRRRRLLTYLRNRDVERYRSLIGKLGLRDTVGSRS; encoded by the coding sequence ATGCCGATACCGACGCAACGCAAGTCGCAGATCCTGTCCGAGCACCGACAGCACGATTCGGACACGGGGTCGGCTGAAGTGCAAGTGGCGCTGCTGACCGAGCGCATCAACCAGCTCACCGACCATCTGCGCGATAACCGCAAGGATCACCATTCGCGCCGCGGACTGTTTTCCTTGATCGGTCGGCGACGGCGTCTCCTCACCTATCTTCGCAACCGTGACGTCGAGCGCTACCGCTCGCTGATCGGCAAGCTCGGATTACGGGATACCGTCGGCTCGCGCTCATAG
- a CDS encoding aldo/keto reductase, translating to MDTRIIGRTGLSTPAIAFGGIPVNRVGEEQGVATVRRCVELGYRLFDTSRTYGDSERRIGLGLGGRRDGLILATKLGPWKVESERDAEGFIRDSLAALGAPRADIFMIKNLDNEDNLTRCLTLALPAVKRARDAGLIGHIGMTSHVPSFAMDALRTGEFSVAMLPYNIANRAHEHVLDFCGAQGIGVLVMKPLAGGALVEPGERELPSIRDAFSFCLSHPAASAIVVGVGSVHEAEAAWQAGEQARPLSTEEWDRLVAAAESLGEDYCRGCGYCLPCSSEIDIGDILQTADRVRRFHTDVALRDSSRAHYGRLAVTAAACAECLECVERCPFDLDIPERLREAHKLLSE from the coding sequence TTGGACACACGCATCATTGGTCGCACCGGCCTGTCAACGCCCGCGATTGCCTTCGGCGGCATTCCGGTGAACCGCGTCGGCGAGGAGCAAGGCGTCGCTACCGTGCGCCGCTGCGTCGAACTGGGATACCGTCTGTTCGACACCTCGCGTACCTACGGCGACAGCGAGCGGCGCATCGGGCTCGGCCTTGGCGGGCGGCGTGACGGCCTCATTCTGGCGACCAAGCTGGGGCCGTGGAAAGTTGAATCCGAGCGAGATGCCGAGGGCTTCATCCGCGACAGCCTCGCCGCGCTCGGCGCGCCGCGCGCTGACATCTTCATGATTAAGAATCTGGATAACGAGGACAACCTCACGCGCTGCCTGACCCTCGCGCTGCCTGCGGTGAAGAGAGCGCGGGACGCCGGGCTGATCGGCCATATCGGCATGACGTCCCATGTGCCATCGTTCGCCATGGATGCGCTGCGCACCGGGGAGTTCTCCGTGGCCATGCTGCCGTACAACATCGCCAACCGCGCGCACGAGCACGTTCTCGACTTCTGCGGCGCGCAAGGCATCGGCGTGCTCGTCATGAAACCGTTGGCGGGCGGCGCGTTGGTCGAGCCCGGCGAGCGCGAGTTGCCCAGCATCCGCGACGCCTTCAGCTTCTGTCTCAGTCATCCGGCCGCCTCTGCCATTGTCGTCGGCGTCGGGAGCGTTCACGAAGCGGAGGCCGCGTGGCAGGCCGGCGAACAGGCCCGGCCGCTCTCGACCGAAGAATGGGACCGCCTGGTTGCCGCGGCGGAGAGCCTGGGTGAGGACTACTGCCGCGGCTGCGGCTACTGCCTGCCGTGCTCGTCGGAGATAGACATCGGCGACATCCTGCAAACGGCAGACCGCGTGCGCCGCTTCCACACCGACGTCGCCCTACGCGACAGCAGCCGCGCGCACTACGGGCGCCTGGCGGTCACCGCAGCGGCGTGCGCGGAGTGCCTGGAGTGCGTGGAGCGCTGTCCCTTCGACCTCGACATCCCAGAGCGCCTGCGGGAGGCGCACAAGCTGCTGAGCGAGTAA